From a single Phaenicophaeus curvirostris isolate KB17595 chromosome 8, BPBGC_Pcur_1.0, whole genome shotgun sequence genomic region:
- the RPF1 gene encoding ribosome production factor 1 codes for MAGHGSGPAEGDGAGPPLAPQRVLFPPTFSVSEIKNKQRRHFMFVRWKQQQRKEKLAARKKRKKEREALGDKAPPKAVPKTIENQRVYDETTVDPNDEEVAFDEATDEFAPYFNRQTVPKILITTSDRPRGRTVRFCEQLSTVIPNSHVYYRRGLALKRIIPQCIARDFTDLIVINEDRKIPNGLVLSHLPDGPTAHFRMSSVRLRKEIKRKGKEPTEHVPEVILNNFTTRLGHSVGRMFASLFPHDPQFIGRQVATFHNQRDYIFFRFHRYIFKSEKKVGIQELGPRFTLKLRSLQKGTFDSKFGEYEWIHKRREMDMNRRKFHL; via the exons ATGGCCGGGCACGGCAGCGGCCCCGCCGAGGGCGATGGAGCGGGGCCGCCGCTCGCCCCGCAGCGCGTGCTGTTCCCGCCGACGTTCAGCGTGTCCGAGATCAAGAACAAGCAGCGGCGGCACTTCATGTTCGTGcgctggaagcagcagcagcgcaAG GAGAAGCTGGCAGCCAGGAAGAAGCGGAAAAAGGAGCGGGAAGCCCTGGGAGACAAG gcaCCTCCAAAAGCAGTACCAAAGACTATTGAAAACCAGAGAGTGTATGATGAAACAACTGTAGATCCCAACGATGAAGAG GTTGCTTTTGATGAAGCAACTGATGAATTTGCGCCATACTTCAACAGACAGACAGTTCCCAAGATTCTTATTACAACATCAGACAGACCGCGTGGG AGGACGGTGAGGTTCTGTGAACAGCTGTCTACAGTGATACCAAACTCACATGTCTACTACCGAAGAGGACTGGCTCTGAAAAGAATTATTCCCCAGTGCATTGCAAGGGACTTCACGGATTTAATAGTCATTAATGAAGATCGCAAAATACCAA ATGGTCTTGTTCTAAGTCACCTGCCTGATGGCCCAACTGCTCATTTTAGGATGAGCAGCGTCCGTTTGCGTAAAGAAATTAAG cGGAAGGGGAAGGAGCCCACAGAACACGTACCTGAAGTCATCCTGAACAATTTTACAACGCGCCTTGGCCATTCTGTTGGTCGCATGTTTGCTTCTCTCTTCCCACATGATCCCCAGTTCATTGGAAGACAAGTGGCAACATTTCACAACCAGCGAGACTACATCTTTTTCAGATTCCACAG atACATCTTCAAGAGTGAAAAGAAAGTGGGAATTCAAGAACTTGGGCCCCGTTTTACATTAAAGTTGAGGTCTCTTCAAAAAGGAACCTTTGATTCCAAGTTTGGAGAATATGAGTGGATTCATAAG